Genomic DNA from Oncorhynchus mykiss isolate Arlee chromosome 2, USDA_OmykA_1.1, whole genome shotgun sequence:
gagagaagaggggatgagtggagagagaagagggggaggagaggggatgagtggagagagaagagggggaggagaggagaggggatgagtggagagagaagaggggatgagtggagagaggaaagggggaggagaggagagggaatgagtggagagaggaaagggggaggagaggagagagaagagggggatgagaatAGGAAAAAGGTACAGGTAGAGAGGTACTTGTAGAGAGGTACAGGTAGAGAGGTACGTGTAGAGAGGTACAGGTTGAGAGGTACATGTAGAGAGGTACAGGTAGAGAGGTACATGTAGAGAGGTACAGGTAGAGAGGTACAGGTAGAGAGGTACAGTTAGAGAGGTACGTATAGAGAGGTACATGTAGAGAGGTACATGTAGAGAGGTACGTGTAGAGAGGTACAGGTTGAGAGGTACAGGTAGAGAGGTACATGTAGAGAGGTACGTGTAGAGAGGTACAGGTTGAGAGGTACAGGTAGAGAGGTACGTGTAGAGAGGTACAGGTTGAGAGGTACAGGTAGAGAGGTACGTGTAGAGAGGTACAGGTTGAGAGGTACAGTTAGAGAGGTACGTGTAGAGAGGTACAGGTAGAGAGGTACAGGTAGAGAGGTACAGGTAGAGAGGTATACAGGTAGAGAGGTACAGGTAGAGAGGTACAGGTAGAGAAGTACATGTAGAGTGGTACAGGTAGAGAGGTACATGTAGAGAGGTACAGGTAGAGAGGTACAGGTAGAGAGGTACACATAGAGAGGTACAGGTTGAGAGGtacaggtagagaggtatgtgTAGAGAGGTACAGGTTGAGAGGTACATGTAGAGAGGTACAGGAAGAGAGGTACAGGTAGAGAGGTACGTGTAGAGAGGTACGTGTAGAGAGGTACAGGTAGAGAGGTACAGGTAGAGAGGTACAGGTAGAGAGGTACACGTTGAGAGGTACAAGTAGGGAGGTACAGGTAGAGAGGTACAGGTAGAGAGGTACAGGTAGAGAGGTACAGGTAGAGAGGTACAGGTAGAGAGGTACAGGTAGAGAGGTATACAGGTAGAGAGGTACAGGTAGAGAGGTACAGGTAGAGAAGTACATGTAGAGTGGTACAGGTAGAGAGGTACATGTAGAGAGGTACAGGTAGAGAGGTACAGGTAGAGAGGTACACATAGAGAGGTACAGGTTGAGAGGtacaggtagagaggtatgtgTAGAGAGGTACAGGTTGAGAGGTACATGTAGAGAGGTACAGGAAGAGAGGTACAGGTAGAGAGGTACGTGTAGAGAGGTACGTGTAGAGAGGTACAGGTAGAGAGGTACAGGTAGAGAGGTACAGGTAGAGAGGTACACGTTGAGAGGTACAAGTAGGGAGGTACAGGTAGAGAGGTACAGGTAGAGAGGTACAGGTAGAGAGGTACAGGTAGAGAGGTACAGGTAGAGAGGTACAGGTAGAGAGGCCATGAGAGACCACGGGTCAAGGTATTTTCTTTTTGTTTTCAGACTTGGTGCTAAAAGGTCCAAATAATAAGAAGATACTAGAATAGGTACACTTTCTTCAGATATTAGTTGCTATGAGTTTTGAGCTTGAGCTATGAGTTTTGAATTTGAGCCATGAGTTTTGATTTTGAGCTATGAGTTTTTAGTTTTGAGCTATGCGTTTTGAGTTTGAGCTTTGAGTTTTGAGCTATGAGTTTGAACTATGAGCTTTGAGCTATGCGTTTTTAATTTTGAGCTATGAGTTTTGAGTTTGAACTGAGTTTTGAGTTTGAACTATGAGTTTTATGAGCTATGAGCATACACATTTATTAGCTATACAGTAGGCACTATTACATTATTTGTCTGTTCTCTATGACAACTGGCTTTGTGCtctgaactgtctgtctgttctggctCGCAGCCATTCAGCTGCAGTCTAAgattgcatcctaaatggcaccacatgccttatgtagtgcactatttaaggaataaggtgccatttaggacacattgAGCTCAGAGATCAGATCTAACCTCAACTGTTGGGACAAATTTTGATATCTctcgtttttttaaatgtagccaGACTGATGGAGTGGTGCTGATAATATCTCTTCTCATTCAGGCTGCATTAGCTCAATGATGTTGCCAGCCAGACCATGCTCATCTAATCCAATACTTACATAGGCATACTAAGTTTCAGTTTTGCTTCATTGTTTGttattgagagagagcgagcaagagaaagAAGAGTGACagtgtgaaagagagaaaaaagagagagggggagagagagagagtgagagagagagagagagagagagtgacagagagagagtgacagagagagagagagagagagagagagagagagagacagagagagagagagagagagagtgacagagagagagagtgacatagaGAGagtgacatagagagagagagagagagagagagagagagagagagagagagagagagagagaaaaggcagaggtTACAGAAGATCTTGTATTTATACCTTGTGGTATTCACTCAGTTGTCACTAAAGCACAAACATTTCTTCTGACCCTTTAGTCTCTGCTATATGGGATAGTAATGTAATttatttttccctctctctcattagaCCTTACCTGTGACCTTACCTTGCATAAAATACCTGTCTTTATAGAGATTGTAACTCTCagtattttacaaatgtattagaAAAGTTTCAAATAGCCTAGCATTTATAGAAAATACTCAAAATACAAATACTTAAATAGGCATGTATTTGAACTCAGCTCTGCTCACTTAATCCATGTGACTGTAAACATCTCAGACTGCAACATGTGTTTATCAGGGGCTGTGGGTGGGAGAGTTGATAGAAGGATGTAGAGGACGTTTAGGGTGGTCCAGAACGCGCGGGCACTTATTGGCACACCTCACACACAGCCAAACCACCAACCTATAGCCTAAACTACAACATGCGCATTAGTCAAGGCAATCTGGAACAGCCTACACGTCGGTGCGGTGGCGGCGGGTTTTGCGAAGGCTGCGGCATCATTCTCTAATCTGTTCTACCCTGTGTCTTGGAGTTTCATGTTCTTCTGCCTTGCAACTTtgacttatttattttatcacgaTCTCATCCTTGTAAAACACGGACTGATTCTGATTATTCTACATGTGGGAGCAGTTCCTGTCGTGTTGCTATTCAGACGCATGAGGGAAGAAGACGGGACAGCTGCCGTTCGATAATGTTTAGTCCGAAAATATCAGATTTTTTTGACGACATGTTTTGAACCGTTACATTGCTTTTCTATTGTTTTTCACGGACACCTTTTATTTACCCACTATGAATTTATGTGGTAAGAAAGTAGTTTATTGGATTATTTGGGGTTTATGCATTTTATTTATgtttaaaaatgtgttttgtgtgtattaAGAAGAATAACATGACCGTTATTTGGTAATTTCAGATATGAAAAGTGTTATTGAGGCTATGCCTAGACGTCTAGCCCATTTTTGTAGACTAATCATCTTCGAATGAAAGCGTATTCTGTTGCACTGCGGTAAATCACAGATCTCATCGCGCTGTCTGTCGTCAATTGTTCGTTGTCACATCTATCTATCCCTTGCCAGATGTAGCGTTGCCAGAGAAATTACAAGACGCTTTTCTACAGGTGCCGCCAGCCTTTTGTCACGATGAGTGACTGAAGTAAATTCAGACAGGTTTTTGCATTAGTCTGATTTCAATCACTGAATTCCTTAGTTTTTATTCAAGGGGAAAATAAAATACCACCAAACATTTACAAAGTAgcataaaatgtttattttggacACATTTTAGGTGTATTTTATATTCTCATCAGAAGAAAGCCACCAGTATTGACGAACAACTGCTAGTTACGTTTATTTCTGTTTTAGATCACAACATTTTTAACTTGAAAGCCATTTTTCTTATTTGTGAAGTATAGATAATATTAGTCGAATAGAGAATACCATACATTGTAAGTATATAGATGTAAAATATAGGCTCAAAAGTATCCTTGACATAAACAATTGATAGTATTTTAATCAATTATGTTTTATTGATTGTATTACTGCCACTGGAGATCTGAACATGGTGAAGCTATTTTATATAAATGGTATCTATAAAAATATGTCCATTATCGAAATTAGAATCTACATGATGGAATCTTAGGTCCTAGGAATCCTATAGTCTTTGATGTAGTATGTAATTGCTTTCTGAAATTTGGGGTTGCCTACAGCTCATAATACAGAAATGCCATGGACCAGAAAAAACAATAACAACTAAACATCGAAACTGGGTCTGGTTTATTGTATTTGACAGTATTATATGAGGGTAAGGCCTTTATTACAGttcaataaaacaacagtaataAAACAAATTGTAAGATCAACAAAGTAACTATCTAGGAAGAAAAAGTTTGGGATTCAAAACACTAACTTTTTTGTTTCATAGTGAGACTGCTGTATAAACTGTTTTGCTGCTGCTTTCTGTCGGTGTTTGTGGATTCTATACAGCATGAGTGTATCCCaattattttgattttttttgctcCACCAGGATCTGaacagactgtatcatctatctAAATGAATGAATTCAGCCATGCAATGTTCCTGGAAGGCTGTGATTCTGCTAGCCTTAGCGTCCATAGCGATCCAGTACACAGCCATCAGGACGTTCACAGCCAAGCCATTCCAGATGTGTCCACTGACAATCTCCAACCCTCTGAACTGTGGCATGCTGGGGCAGGATGTGGTGGACTTGTCTTTTGACAAGCGGATCTGTGACGACTTTCTTTACTTCTCCTCCAATGTCTCCAGGAAGACCCATGTTCTCATCCTGGCCACGACCCGCAGCGGCAGCTCCTTCGTGGGTCAGCTGTTCAACCAGCACCAGGATGTGTTTTATCTGTTTGAGCCGCTCTACCACGTCCAGACCACCCTGCTCCCCCGCCTGTCCCGCAGCAGGACGGCAGGCGACACCAGGGTGATGCTGGGGGCTAGCAGGGACCTGCTCCGGAGCCTCTACGACTGTGACCTTtacttcctggagagctacatcAAACCCCAGCCGGCCAATCACAGTACAGACAAGCTGTTCCGGAGGGGAGCCAGCAAGGCTCTGTGCTCCCTGCCTGTCTGCGACGCCTTCAGTCCTGGAGAGTTGAACATCGATGAAGGAGAGTGCGTCAAGAGGTGTGGGGTTCTCAACATGACGCTGGCGTCGGACGCTTGCCGGGAGCGGCGCCATGTGGCCATCAAGACCGTACGGATACCGGAGGTGAGTGACCTCAGGGCTCTGGTGGAGGACCCTAGGCTCAACCTCAAGGTGATCCAGCTGGTTAGGGACCCCCGAGGGATCCTGGCCTCACGCATTGAGACCTTCAGGGACACCTACCGCCTCTGGAGGATCTGGAGGGCCACTGGGAGGAGGCCCTACAACCTGGACCTCACCCAGCTTACCATGGTCTGTGAGGACTTTCTGGGATCTGTAACCACTGGGCTCAGCAAGCCCCCCTGGCTCAAAGGGAGGTATATGCTGGTCAGGTATGAGGACCTGGCCAAGAACCCTCTCCAGAAGACCAAGAAGATCTATGATTACCTGGGTCTGGTCATGGACAAAAACGTAGGAGACTGGATCCAGAACAACACTAGGGGAAGCAATGATCTGTCAGCCAAGCATAAATACGGCACTGTTCGGGACTCAGCGGCCAACGCAGAAAGCTGGAGGCTCAAATTGTCTTATGACATGGTTGATTACACACAGACTGTGTGTCAGCAAGTTCTACAGGAGCTGGGTTATAAGACTGTCAGTTCGCCCGAGGAGCTGAAaaatctgtctctcactctcatcGAGGACAAAACTTTTGTACCTTTTTTGTAGAAAAGCAAGGGCCAATCACAACGCACAAATATTTTTGTTATATTTACATTGTTGCCTTCATTTCCTCTCAGATTTGCACTAAACCTCAGAAACCTTGACGACTCCTGTGGTAAGATTTAAGACATTCAGAACAGCACAAGAAAAATCATTTGGGAATGCTGTTTTAGAGATTTCAGTATCAATGTTTTATCGATATTGAAGGGACACTAATGTCAGGTTAATTGACATGAACAACCTACAGTGAAGCACCATCCTACTTAAGATCCCTGAATGCTGACAGTTGCATTGACAAAAGTGAATGTTAATATTTGTACACCAAGAAAACTGGACCTACTGTACAATATTGTTAGGGAATGTACCTAATCATACCTTAACTGATAAATGCTGAGGTGTAGGCCCATGATGAAACCATGCAAGATACATTTGAATGTTGCAGTCTATTTAAATGGTGTTGTTTAAATGTTACAGAGGGTAACAATTAAGGGGTGGCGCTTTAATCGTGTTGAAATAGCTTAACTGAGGGTTGTCAAATCCACCCTCACCAAAGGGTAATGAGTGCCGGACAACAGTGATTTTACAGAGgctcatcccaaatggcaccctattccctatctagtgcactacttttgatcagggcccatagggttttggtcaaaagtagtgcactgtgtagggaatagggtgccattgcaGACGCAAGCATAGTTTACCCTGATCATCCAAGTGTCAGCGAGGTGTTGGAAATGTTTAGTTTGACTTCCCGGCCAACTACTGACGTTGTGGACCAGGCAGGCAATCAGAGACAGCTGCAGTGGCTGATTAGTCTTATACAGGTAAGCTAGCTCTGGTCTTCACAACATTATCAGGGTAGTGGAGTTTGCAATCTCTGGAAGGAATAGAATTGAActgaatagaatacagtattttatgttcCATTTGTCAACAGAAACTGACCATTATGCTGTCACAATAAGTGAGGAAGGCCTTTGTtattatctatttatttatttatttatttagagtTATTA
This window encodes:
- the LOC110499877 gene encoding carbohydrate sulfotransferase 1-like; its protein translation is MNSAMQCSWKAVILLALASIAIQYTAIRTFTAKPFQMCPLTISNPLNCGMLGQDVVDLSFDKRICDDFLYFSSNVSRKTHVLILATTRSGSSFVGQLFNQHQDVFYLFEPLYHVQTTLLPRLSRSRTAGDTRVMLGASRDLLRSLYDCDLYFLESYIKPQPANHSTDKLFRRGASKALCSLPVCDAFSPGELNIDEGECVKRCGVLNMTLASDACRERRHVAIKTVRIPEVSDLRALVEDPRLNLKVIQLVRDPRGILASRIETFRDTYRLWRIWRATGRRPYNLDLTQLTMVCEDFLGSVTTGLSKPPWLKGRYMLVRYEDLAKNPLQKTKKIYDYLGLVMDKNVGDWIQNNTRGSNDLSAKHKYGTVRDSAANAESWRLKLSYDMVDYTQTVCQQVLQELGYKTVSSPEELKNLSLTLIEDKTFVPFL